CTCCAGCCCGCACCGCTTTGCGAAATCGACGACAGAGGCCCGAACCCCCGCCTCGTGCTCCGAAGGGCGCGGAATCTGCGTCAGGCGATAAAAATGGTTCCAGAGTATTTTCGGCTCAAGCGAGAGAATTTCGGCACTCATGATGACGTTGTTCGATGCAATTATGAAAAACTACGTTCCGGTGATCTTGTCGGCGGCCAGCCGGAGAAGCTTCCGGCCCGAATTTTTCAGCAGCTCCCGGTAGGTAATGTCGCCTGACATCAAATCCATGTAACGGCGCGGTGCAGATTCCGAGCGGGCGAGCGCCGAGATGAACAGCTCCCTGGTTGCGGCTGAAAAGAGGAAGTTCCGGATTTTTGCCGCATAGGCCAGCTCGCCGGTGATGACCGCGCACCGTTTGCGGTATTCGGCGTTGACATTTTTTGTATGACCGGAGAGCGCGTCCAGAATCGACTGCGCAGCGTAAAATCCACTCTGCATGGCGTAGGCGATCCCCTCGCCGGTGATCGGATCGACCAGCCCGGCGGCATCTCCCGCCAGCAATAAGCCGTCGCGCCCCATGCTTTTTGCATAGTCGCCAAACGGCAAGAAATGCCCTTTGACCGCGCCCGTGAACGCTTTGCCGAAGCGCTCCTGGAAAAAGGTATTGAAAATCGCCCTGAAATCACGGTTCTTCGCGAAGAGTCCTCCGAGGCCAATCACAACCACGTCATTTCTGGGAAAAATCCAGCCGTAACCCCAGTCGATGGAATCGAAATAGATCTCCGGCTCGGCGACTTCGCGCGAAAGCGTGGACGCGGGCAAGGTCGCTTCTAGGGCGAAAGCCTTGCCGTTCCTGTTCGCGTTATGTTTGAAAATGGAATTGGCGACAACGCTGTTTACGCCGTCCGCGCCTATCAGATAGCGATACGTTATCTCTTTTCCTGATTGTAACTTGCAGACGCAATTCCGGGCATTGACCACCGTCACCCGCTCGCCCTGCACAAGCACCGCGCCACGCTCTTTGGCCTTGTCGATGAGGCGGGCATCGAAACGGAAACGGTCGCAGACGTACAGCTCGCCGTAGTTTTCGATGGAGTTGACGAGCCGCTCGCCGTCAAAAAATTTCGCCCCGTTGCAGCGGTACTCGTACATTTCATCCCACCCTGGCCCAAAAATCGCGGCGTAGTTTTTTTTCGCCCGTTGCGTCAGCAACCCGCCGCACAGCTTCTGGCGCGGAAACCGGAATCGATCAACAACGCAAACCTCGACCCCGCTCTTGGCAAGCGTATGCGCGGCAGCCGAACCCGCAGGCCCCCCGCCGACAACAACCGCCGTGTAGTGGTTTTTCACGCTTTATTAACTGTTAATGGTCAACAATAAGACAAGATAGGTCTTCCGGGGCGAATGGTTCGTACAGAAAATATGCGTTTCTCCGTGAGGGCAGCCGCGAGGGCTGCCCCTACAGGTGCCGCTCGGTTGTTTCCAGTACTTCCGGCAAGGTGTAAATCATCACAGTTTTCGCCCCATCGTCTCCGGCAACGCGCATAGCTTTCACACCCGCCCTTCATCGCTGAGTTTGTCGAGCTGGTCGCGGAATTGCTTTTGCAAATCAGCGATGGATTCGTATTCGGTGTGGTAGTGCCCGAGGTCGCCGAGCTTTTTCTGAAAGTTCCAGAGCGACAGCAAGTCTTCGCGGTGGGTTGCGCTGGTTGAGACCGAGGCTTGTTTGAACCAGGTGTAGATTAGCGGTTTGCCGGTGTCTCTGAATGTCTGGTGTGCAACGTCGAACTCCTCTTCGGTGTATTTGCCGGTTTTGGTTTTGAAGAGGCTGACGAAGAGGTCGCAATTGCGGATTGCTTCGTTGTATTCGTTCTGCATCCGGGTGCTGGACATCGCGTCGAGGAAGTTTTCCCGGCGGACAATTTCCAGATAAAGTCCCACTTTTCGCAACCGGTCATTCTGTTGACGGAAATAAAGGTCGAAGGCGTCGCGGTCTTCGCGCAGTTCGGATGATGAGGCGAGAAAGATTTGTTCGGCAGTATCTCATTCCGACAAGCACCCGAACATCTCTACGATTTCGGAGTCATCGGCATCTGTCGCTTGCTTTGGTTCATCATCATACCAGTCGTCTTGAGGCTCCTCAATGCGTGTTCGTATTTCCTCTTTGGCCTCTTCAATTCGCTCGTGAATACTTTCTAAAGATACATCAAAAGTCTGCTCAAAGTCAGTTGCTAAATTGTCAAGTTCATCCAGTTCATTCTCGTCATCAGCTTCGCTGATATGATAATCAAAGATATCGTATCCTTCTTCATTCAGTCGCGTTTTAACCGCTTGAGTTCTGTCTTCTCCAATTGCACCAGGAGCGACTTTAATGAAGTTCTTGAGATCTTCAAACTGTTGAAGATCCTCGTATTCATCGGCATCTTCGTAGAGTTTGGTGGCCAAATCAATCAAGCGCTCACAAGCATCAGCGACTTCAGGGACTGACTTCACGGCTGAAATAACTTGAGGTAAATCAGAAAGACTGGCATTGCCTGTTTCAATTCTTTTCTCTTCATGCATTAGCACCTGAACGATGAAAGAAGGTCGTTCAAAACTTGGCAGATCATTTGACATACGTATCGCATGAACGATATTTTGCTCCAAGTTGGTGCTGATCAAATTCAAAACTCTCGCAGTTCCATCACGATTGATTTGTACAACAAGGTTTTTAGCTGTACGCTTGACTGTTCGGAGAGCGGCGGAAACAATTGCATTATCTTCCAATCCTTCGCCAATTCGAGTAGGATTCCGTTGATATAGTGTTGCATGTGGGGTGAATACTCCCCGGAATTGATCATAGAAAACAAGACTCTCACATAGCAGCAGAGCTTGATCTGAGTTAATCGAGATATGCTTCTCAAGAAAGTCACGTACCGACGGATCATGAAAAGCTACAGCAACACTATGGGCATTGCGTTCACATCGAATGAACGATCCTTCCAGTTCATCAAGTACAGTAGTAAACTCGTTGGCAGCACGCATCGAGCTAAGTTGCTGAGCTTCCAGTCGCCTGAATGCTTCAAATGCTTCCCGTAAATCCTCCAAGTCAACTGACCCTTGGAAGGAGTATAGGACAAGTAACATGCTACGTGCTGCTGGCGAAATATGGTTGCGGTAGGCATGCCGCCAGAGAATCTCTGGATCATTCAGTGTGTTTATAAAGACATTTGGATATTCGGCTGGCGCGCAGTCTCGTATATTCTGGACTCCAGACATCCAGTCCACTATTCGAGGCGAGTAATTTCTGTGATCAACGATGGCCAATAAACTCTTCTTTTGTACTAACGCATTTTTATGTTCTGGCGTCAAATCCGAAAAGAACACATGATTCAAAAGGATATGAGCCTTGTTTCGGCGAGTGTAGGATCCGAGTTCAATGATGCACTTAGCATGATCAAAATCCGCAGCATGGAGTTTCTCGTATACAGTTCGAGCCTGCTGTAAAATGTACTCCCGAGTCGTTAAAATAAAAATTGCGTGCTCGTGAACTCGAACATAGGAAATAAAGTCCAAAATGCTCTGCTCCTCATTCTTTTCAAGCTTATCCTCCCATCCTGTCTGACCCAAAAAATCGTCATAATAGAATACCTGTTTGGTATTGGCCTTGAGTAATTTAAAGGCCTCGGAAATATGGCTTCTTACAACAACTGGCTCGAAGCCTTGGCGAATATGTTCAAGGAGCAAAATTTCAGCTAAAAACGTCTTTCCAATACCGGCATTCCCTGAAATGATGCAATACTTATGCCTTCTTAAAATTTTAAGGGCATCAAAAAAGCTACTATTCTGAACATAGCGCTGGGCTTTCCGCTGTATTGATTCAACGAGTAACGCTGTTTGACTATAAACGTCACTGTGAACAATCCGCTCTAAAACTGTCGTGCTGGTCAGCCACAGCTTGTAATGGTTTCGCTCAATGTCCGGGTAAAGAGTGAGCAAGTTGTTAAGATCCTCGAGTCCGAAGATGTCTTCGTCGATTTTGCAGTGTGGTTCGAATATCGCGCGAATTTCTTGTTTGTTAGCAGGTGAGAGCGGAACTGATGTTGCAATACAGTATCGATTTGGGGCAATTCGGTTAACCTTCGAATTCTCTTTTTTTAGGGTAAATAGTAGTCCTGAGTATCCCGTTTCTGCATAGTGCTTGCATTGAACTACAAGTGAATCATCAGCTGATGGCGCATAGCGCAGATCAACGCCGCCGTCTCTACCAGACTTAAAGCTTTCGAGTACTATACCAAGTTTCTTTTGCAAAAGATCACGTACAAGCAACTCAAAATCGTAGGCAGACAAAGTCTTGAAGTCGTACATCTTTTTTCCTTATACGTCAAACGTTATTTATTAATTCTACAAAATACAGCAGTCCCCTCCTCTCACTCCGAAGTCTTCCGATACCGGTTCACTGCCAGCGCCAGCATCACCACGACCTCCGCTCCGAGAATTCCGAACGGCTTTGCAATATCGCCAAGATTCGACCCTTTCAGCATCACCCTTCGCATGATGTCAACGAAGTGGCGCACCGAGAGTTGACGAGGATGAACTTCTTGCTCGCGTAAATCTCGGACAGCCCCTCTGCCCGTCGCAAAAGCTCACGGTTTGCAAGCAGTTGCGCCCCATCGGGCGTCAGGCGAAGCGGTGGAACCTGGTTCATGGGCGGCGTAATTGCGGGTTTGGGAAATGCCAAGTGTAATATAGCTCAATACGCTGTTTTCCCCATCGGGGTTAACGACACTATTATTTTTGCTTGGTCGCTCTGCTTTATTTTGTAAAGTTTTTTGTGTGCTCAAAACTATCGCCCGCTACCATAAAGTCCGCGTTGTCCACCAAAGAAGGCAGGCGCGAGGCCTGCCCCTACAAAGAAATGCCAACACTGCGCAAGCCATGCCCCCCCCCTACAATTGAGAAAGAGCCGCCCCTACACAATACACAACCACGCGGCGAAGGCGAACACGCAGGTTCGCCCCTACAAAAGACCGGCAAGAGCCTCCCGGCCTCTCTCCCATTCTCAATTGTCAATTATCCATTATCAATTATGTTCCTTATCTTCCCGAAACCATTTTCACGGGGCTTCTTCCCCGCCAATCTCATAGCGTTACGTTACCATGTCCGATCAGTCCAATCAGAAAGAACTCTTGTGGCAGAGCCGTTTTTCGGAACCGTTTGACCGGGAGGCGCTGAAGTTCTCCTCGTCGGTGCATGTTGACGGGCTGCTCTATCGCGAGGATATACAAGGTTCTGTCGCCCATGCGACCATGCTTGGCGAGCAAGGGATCATCTCAGGCGAGGAGGCGGAGCAGATCGTCACCGGGCTGAAGGCGGTCGAGAAGGAGATCGAGTCGGGCGTTCTGGTGCCGGTGTGGGAGGACGAGGATATTCATACCGTGATCGAGAACCGGCTGAAGGAGCTGATCGGCCCGGCGGCGGGTAAGCTGCACTCCGGGCGGAGCCGCAATGACCAGGTGGCGACCGACACGCGCCTCTACCTGCGCCGCAACATCGACCGCATCGGCGAATTGCTCAAGGCAATGCAGGCCACGCTGCTCGACAAGGCGGAGCAGTACAAGCACACCATCATGTTCGGCTATACGCACCTTCAGCGCGCCCAGCCGATGTCCGCGGGGCACTACTACATGGCGTGGCACTCGATGTTCGGGCGCGACCACGAGCGGCTCGCCGACCTTCGCAAGCGGGCGAACGTCTCGCCGCTCGGCGCGGCGGCTTTCGCGGGCAGCACCCTGCCGCTCGACCCCGCACGTTCGGCGGAGCTGCTGGAGTTCGACGGCGTCTTCACCAACAGCATCGACGCCGTGAGCGACCGTGATCTGGTGATCGAGTTCGTCTCGGCCTGCTCAATGATTATGATGCACCTGTCGCGCTTTTCGGAGGATGTGATCCTCTGGAGTTCGGCGGAGTTCAACTATCTCTCGATCAGCGACGCCTTCGCCACCGGTTCGTCGATCATGCCTCAGAAGAAGAACGCCGACATCGCCGAGCTGGTGCGCGGCAAGACGGGGCGCGTCTATGGCAACCTGATGAACCTCTTCACCATCATGAAGGGGCTGCCGCTCTCCTACAACCGCGACATGCAGGAGGACAAGCCGCCGCTGTTCGACACTGCCGAAACTACCGCATCAAGCCTGTCTGTGTTCCGACGCATGATCGAAAAGACCTGGCTGAACGAAGAGCGCCTCGCCCGCCTGACCGCCGAGGACTTGAGCCTCGCCACCGAGATCGCCGAGTACCTGGTCAAAAAGCAGATTCCCTTCCGCGACGCCCACCGCATCACCGGTAAAATCGTGGCCTACGCCATCGAACACGGCAAGACTTTGCCGACGATCTCGCTCGACGAGTACCGCACCTTCTCCGAAGCGTTCGACGAAGGCATCTACGACGACCTCAAACCTGACGCCAGCGTCAACTCGAAGAAAACCGCCGGAAGCTGCTCGTTCAAGTCGGTCGAAGAGCAGATCGCGCGGGCCAAAGCAGCGCGTTAACGAACAATCTCTTGTAGGGTCAGCCCTCGCGGCCGCCCTGTTTCGGCAAACCGGGAATAAAAAAAAAGGCGGGTATAAAAACCGCCCCGGCCAGTTTCCAATCCTGTCCACCTCGTCCACGCCGTCCAGACCGCTCACTTTCCCCAAACAAAAAAGGCGCTCCGTTCGAGCGCCTTTTTTCATTTCATTGTAACTCCGCTTTACCTCACCGGAACCACTTGCCTTACCGCAGGTCTCGCGGCCGGAACGGCGGCGGGAATGGCTGGCCGCGCCTTGAGCGCCACGAGGTCATTCAGAACGCCTGCGGCCTGTTGCAGAATGAAGTCGGTTTTCTTCTTTTTGCCGGTTTCGATGTTCGCGTCTCCCCAGCGATCCTGAATCTCTTTCAGGGCCTTGTTCTCCGCCTCGAAGCTTTTTTCCTGGAGCGACACGCTCTTGCGCTGGCGGATGCGGTTCAGGGTCGCCAGATCGGCAAGGTAGGACTGGTAGAGCTTGTTCCTGGCGGACTGGCTGGCGAACTGCTTTTTCAGCGACGCGATCTCTTCGCGGCTGACGGTTCCGGAAGGCAGGTAAGGCGTCCTCGAAACCGTCGTCCACGGCAGGCTGCTCGTATAGGTATCCTCGCCAACCACCTCCGGGTCGATCAGAGATGGCAGCACGATATCCGGCAGGACGCCGATATGCTGGGTGCTGCCGCCTGAAATGCGGTAGAACTTGGCGATGGTCAGTTTGAGCTGGCCAAGATCGCTCTGTTTCATAAA
This genomic window from Chlorobaculum limnaeum contains:
- the argH gene encoding argininosuccinate lyase translates to MSDQSNQKELLWQSRFSEPFDREALKFSSSVHVDGLLYREDIQGSVAHATMLGEQGIISGEEAEQIVTGLKAVEKEIESGVLVPVWEDEDIHTVIENRLKELIGPAAGKLHSGRSRNDQVATDTRLYLRRNIDRIGELLKAMQATLLDKAEQYKHTIMFGYTHLQRAQPMSAGHYYMAWHSMFGRDHERLADLRKRANVSPLGAAAFAGSTLPLDPARSAELLEFDGVFTNSIDAVSDRDLVIEFVSACSMIMMHLSRFSEDVILWSSAEFNYLSISDAFATGSSIMPQKKNADIAELVRGKTGRVYGNLMNLFTIMKGLPLSYNRDMQEDKPPLFDTAETTASSLSVFRRMIEKTWLNEERLARLTAEDLSLATEIAEYLVKKQIPFRDAHRITGKIVAYAIEHGKTLPTISLDEYRTFSEAFDEGIYDDLKPDASVNSKKTAGSCSFKSVEEQIARAKAAR
- a CDS encoding NAD(P)/FAD-dependent oxidoreductase codes for the protein MKNHYTAVVVGGGPAGSAAAHTLAKSGVEVCVVDRFRFPRQKLCGGLLTQRAKKNYAAIFGPGWDEMYEYRCNGAKFFDGERLVNSIENYGELYVCDRFRFDARLIDKAKERGAVLVQGERVTVVNARNCVCKLQSGKEITYRYLIGADGVNSVVANSIFKHNANRNGKAFALEATLPASTLSREVAEPEIYFDSIDWGYGWIFPRNDVVVIGLGGLFAKNRDFRAIFNTFFQERFGKAFTGAVKGHFLPFGDYAKSMGRDGLLLAGDAAGLVDPITGEGIAYAMQSGFYAAQSILDALSGHTKNVNAEYRKRCAVITGELAYAAKIRNFLFSAATRELFISALARSESAPRRYMDLMSGDITYRELLKNSGRKLLRLAADKITGT
- a CDS encoding restriction endonuclease — translated: MYDFKTLSAYDFELLVRDLLQKKLGIVLESFKSGRDGGVDLRYAPSADDSLVVQCKHYAETGYSGLLFTLKKENSKVNRIAPNRYCIATSVPLSPANKQEIRAIFEPHCKIDEDIFGLEDLNNLLTLYPDIERNHYKLWLTSTTVLERIVHSDVYSQTALLVESIQRKAQRYVQNSSFFDALKILRRHKYCIISGNAGIGKTFLAEILLLEHIRQGFEPVVVRSHISEAFKLLKANTKQVFYYDDFLGQTGWEDKLEKNEEQSILDFISYVRVHEHAIFILTTREYILQQARTVYEKLHAADFDHAKCIIELGSYTRRNKAHILLNHVFFSDLTPEHKNALVQKKSLLAIVDHRNYSPRIVDWMSGVQNIRDCAPAEYPNVFINTLNDPEILWRHAYRNHISPAARSMLLVLYSFQGSVDLEDLREAFEAFRRLEAQQLSSMRAANEFTTVLDELEGSFIRCERNAHSVAVAFHDPSVRDFLEKHISINSDQALLLCESLVFYDQFRGVFTPHATLYQRNPTRIGEGLEDNAIVSAALRTVKRTAKNLVVQINRDGTARVLNLISTNLEQNIVHAIRMSNDLPSFERPSFIVQVLMHEEKRIETGNASLSDLPQVISAVKSVPEVADACERLIDLATKLYEDADEYEDLQQFEDLKNFIKVAPGAIGEDRTQAVKTRLNEEGYDIFDYHISEADDENELDELDNLATDFEQTFDVSLESIHERIEEAKEEIRTRIEEPQDDWYDDEPKQATDADDSEIVEMFGCLSE